The Desulfohalovibrio reitneri genome contains a region encoding:
- a CDS encoding DMT family transporter, with the protein MAATYLKLIGSMLLWGGTWVAGRYVAPQLPPFPAAFLRFLFAGVFLLFLLGRVQGRITPPTRKEWLPLVLLGLTGIFGYNAFFFSGLQTVAAGRAALIIASIPACMTLVAVIFMGERLTISRLAGIPLSLLGVWAILTEFDPGVLLRGGVGEGEFFLFGCVACWTAYSLLGKKYMAGMSPLFAVAWSCLVGDALLLIPAMVQGLPSLAVDMPLSVWACLAYLGVMATGLAFAWYYEGIKAIGAGRAGVFINLVPVTAIVLGVVLLDERITLSLVVGGAMVIGGVWLTNRPARKNLRTRARI; encoded by the coding sequence ATGGCCGCGACCTACCTCAAACTCATCGGCTCCATGCTCCTGTGGGGAGGCACCTGGGTGGCCGGGCGCTACGTGGCCCCGCAGTTGCCTCCCTTTCCCGCCGCTTTCCTGCGTTTCCTCTTCGCCGGGGTGTTCCTGCTGTTCCTGCTGGGCAGAGTGCAGGGGCGCATCACTCCGCCCACCCGCAAGGAGTGGCTGCCCCTGGTGCTTTTGGGGCTTACAGGCATTTTCGGCTACAACGCCTTTTTCTTTTCCGGCCTGCAGACCGTGGCCGCGGGGCGGGCCGCCCTCATCATCGCCTCCATCCCAGCCTGCATGACCCTGGTGGCCGTCATTTTCATGGGAGAGCGGTTGACCATCTCCAGACTGGCGGGCATCCCCCTCTCCCTGCTCGGGGTATGGGCAATACTCACGGAGTTCGACCCCGGGGTGCTGCTGCGCGGCGGAGTGGGTGAGGGCGAGTTCTTCCTGTTCGGCTGCGTGGCCTGCTGGACCGCCTATTCCCTGCTGGGCAAGAAGTACATGGCGGGTATGAGCCCGCTCTTCGCCGTGGCTTGGTCCTGCCTCGTCGGCGACGCCCTGTTGCTGATTCCGGCCATGGTCCAGGGGCTGCCGTCGCTGGCCGTTGACATGCCCCTGTCCGTGTGGGCCTGCCTAGCCTACCTTGGCGTCATGGCCACGGGACTGGCCTTCGCCTGGTACTATGAGGGCATCAAGGCCATCGGCGCGGGCCGCGCCGGGGTCTTCATCAATCTTGTGCCGGTGACGGCCATCGTCCTGGGGGTGGTGCTGCTGGACGAGCGGATCACCCTCTCCCTGGTGGTGGGCGGGGCCATGGTCATCGGCGGGGTGTGGCTGACCAACCGGCCCGCCCGAAAAAATCTGCGCACGCGCGCGAGGATCTGA
- a CDS encoding ArnT family glycosyltransferase: MSASNRTRWDIVAACIILVSVAAKLWVVATGQLNLVQDEAQYWDWTRQLQWSYYSKGPLIAWIIHLGTSIFGDTELGVRIGAIVGSGLTQAVIYLGVARLWSMPRTAVWTLVIANTAPMFMASGILMTTDNPLVLCWAGSIFCLDAATRPETSARWRKAAFLGMGVLVAFGILAKYMMLAFPPLALAYCGWLWWRGRLPEGFWKPCLLALAAGTALGFLPILIWNAQNDWVGFRHVSHLAGVDKESFFRLDRFPDYFGSQVGLMTPWWFIFLLWGGWRALKQATGRGEGLLPDRDRAGLLAIFFWPMWIFFIFWSFHTKIQPNWSAVSYVAGIMLTGFLFDRFFHASASRWRKVWPALGLAIFLIAHFQSVLPLPAHLNPAHRLKGWDDLGLEVEEMRLTRFPNPDKVFIFSEQYDMTSALAFYVPGQPRTYCAWIDRRMNQYDIWAGPQDKVGWDAVYVRKYFKGDTDQGVREMFDRVEGPIHFQSTFQGESARKYTIFLCYDFNGHWPQQEGQY; encoded by the coding sequence ATGTCCGCGAGCAATCGCACACGCTGGGATATAGTGGCCGCCTGCATTATCCTGGTTTCCGTGGCCGCCAAGCTATGGGTGGTGGCCACCGGCCAACTGAACCTGGTGCAGGACGAGGCCCAGTACTGGGACTGGACCCGGCAGTTGCAGTGGTCCTACTACTCCAAGGGCCCCCTCATCGCCTGGATCATCCATCTGGGGACCTCCATCTTCGGCGATACCGAGCTCGGCGTGCGCATCGGGGCCATCGTGGGCTCCGGCCTGACCCAGGCGGTCATCTATCTGGGCGTGGCGCGATTGTGGTCCATGCCCCGGACGGCGGTGTGGACCCTGGTCATCGCCAACACCGCGCCCATGTTCATGGCCTCGGGCATCCTCATGACCACGGACAACCCGCTGGTGCTGTGCTGGGCGGGCTCCATCTTCTGCCTGGACGCGGCCACCAGGCCCGAAACCTCCGCCCGGTGGCGCAAGGCCGCCTTCCTGGGCATGGGCGTGCTGGTGGCCTTCGGCATTCTGGCCAAGTACATGATGCTGGCCTTCCCCCCGCTGGCCCTGGCCTACTGCGGCTGGCTGTGGTGGCGGGGCCGACTGCCCGAGGGCTTCTGGAAGCCCTGTCTGCTGGCCCTGGCCGCGGGAACCGCGCTCGGCTTTTTGCCCATCCTCATCTGGAACGCCCAGAACGACTGGGTGGGCTTCCGCCACGTCTCCCACCTGGCGGGCGTGGACAAGGAGAGTTTCTTCCGCCTGGACCGCTTCCCGGATTACTTCGGCTCCCAGGTTGGGCTGATGACACCGTGGTGGTTCATCTTCCTGCTGTGGGGCGGCTGGCGCGCCCTGAAACAGGCCACGGGAAGAGGCGAGGGGCTCCTTCCTGACCGCGACCGCGCCGGGCTGCTGGCCATCTTTTTCTGGCCCATGTGGATATTCTTCATCTTCTGGAGCTTCCACACCAAGATCCAGCCTAACTGGTCAGCGGTCAGCTACGTGGCGGGCATCATGCTCACCGGCTTCCTGTTCGACCGCTTCTTCCACGCCAGCGCGTCCCGCTGGCGCAAGGTCTGGCCCGCCCTGGGGCTGGCCATCTTTCTGATCGCCCACTTCCAGTCCGTTCTGCCCCTGCCCGCCCATCTCAACCCGGCCCACCGGCTCAAGGGCTGGGACGACCTGGGACTGGAGGTGGAGGAGATGCGCCTGACCCGCTTCCCGAACCCGGACAAGGTATTCATCTTCTCCGAGCAGTACGACATGACCTCGGCCCTGGCCTTTTACGTGCCAGGCCAGCCCAGGACCTACTGCGCCTGGATCGACCGCCGCATGAACCAGTACGACATCTGGGCCGGCCCCCAGGACAAGGTGGGCTGGGACGCGGTCTACGTCCGCAAGTACTTCAAGGGCGACACCGACCAGGGGGTGCGCGAGATGTTCGATCGCGTGGAAGGACCCATCCACTTCCAGAGCACCTTCCAGGGCGAATCGGCCAGAAAGTACACCATCTTCCTGTGCTACGATTTCAACGGCCATTGGCCCCAGCAAGAAGGGCAGTACTGA
- a CDS encoding zinc/iron-chelating domain-containing protein, whose amino-acid sequence MDVLLSTRRPGGGGKGFFGKDTVQENPSITPANTAQDPHVCSRCADMGRTCCNLTPGQEELCFPLSGIEMDRIGDFTGRRGWFTQEPNTEAFLGFMTKLFPGEEHLVRRLFHPRKSHYRLATLPDGSCKMLGEHGCRLPREARPYYCRLFPLWFSGESPMALAGNCLAVSESRGTAALLRSMDMSRRTARDLFSRLRMAWGLPPEKGMENVTIRLKQD is encoded by the coding sequence GTGGACGTTTTACTTTCCACCCGCCGCCCTGGCGGCGGCGGAAAGGGCTTTTTTGGCAAGGATACCGTGCAGGAAAACCCGAGCATCACTCCAGCGAACACCGCCCAGGACCCGCATGTCTGCTCCCGGTGCGCCGACATGGGACGGACCTGCTGCAACCTGACTCCCGGCCAGGAGGAGTTGTGCTTCCCCCTGTCCGGGATCGAGATGGATCGCATCGGCGACTTCACGGGCAGGCGGGGCTGGTTCACCCAGGAACCCAACACCGAGGCCTTCCTCGGATTCATGACCAAGCTTTTTCCCGGCGAGGAACACTTGGTGCGCCGCCTCTTCCACCCCCGCAAAAGCCACTACCGGCTGGCCACGCTGCCGGACGGCAGTTGCAAGATGCTGGGTGAGCACGGCTGCCGCCTTCCCCGCGAGGCCCGTCCCTACTACTGCCGCCTTTTTCCCCTGTGGTTCTCCGGCGAATCGCCCATGGCGCTGGCCGGCAACTGCCTCGCGGTCAGCGAATCGCGGGGCACTGCCGCCCTGCTGCGGAGCATGGACATGAGCCGCCGCACCGCACGCGACCTCTTCTCCAGGCTGCGCATGGCCTGGGGGCTGCCGCCGGAAAAAGGCATGGAAAACGTTACCATCCGCTTAAAGCAAGACTGA